The proteins below come from a single Mucilaginibacter mali genomic window:
- a CDS encoding M20/M25/M40 family metallo-hydrolase, protein MMKKYILAGAILATTAAVFAQDGNKIPNLASTGATQQVNKIIDQQNVERIIKTLSDDNMEGRATFTPGIDRAAKFIEGEFKKIGLQPLKGESSFRQNIPPMVKTTVGKAKLVINGKEVPADKFTVSAGASFSWSDMNGVEVVKQAAGFGGRGGAGGGRQGSAGAADAVGKKRLVLIDTAGAAMFKRLKDRATTGSISAKASPDQTVTVLGNFGDITSISVNADVKTESAPLFNVAGMLPGKGKPNEYVVFSGHYDHLGVRPGMKPDSVFNGADDDASGTTAVIELAKYYKAIGNNERTLIFVAFCAEEIGGYGARHFTTTVNPDQVVAMFNIEMIGKASKWGQNSAFITGFEKSDFGQILQRNLEGTAFKFYPDPYIKENLFYRSDNATLAALGVPAHTISTDQIDIDPDYHKVTDELKTLDVANITAAIRAIALSSRTIVSGKDTPTRVEKLQR, encoded by the coding sequence ATGATGAAGAAATATATTTTAGCAGGCGCCATTTTGGCAACCACTGCGGCGGTCTTCGCGCAGGATGGTAATAAGATACCTAATTTAGCCAGCACCGGGGCTACCCAGCAGGTAAACAAGATCATAGATCAGCAGAATGTGGAGCGTATTATCAAAACCCTTTCTGACGATAATATGGAAGGCCGTGCTACCTTTACCCCGGGTATCGACCGTGCCGCCAAATTTATCGAGGGCGAGTTTAAAAAGATAGGCTTGCAACCGTTAAAGGGCGAAAGCAGCTTCCGCCAAAATATCCCGCCGATGGTAAAAACTACTGTTGGCAAAGCTAAACTTGTAATTAACGGCAAGGAAGTTCCGGCTGATAAGTTTACCGTTTCGGCCGGCGCGTCATTTAGCTGGAGCGACATGAATGGAGTTGAAGTAGTAAAGCAGGCAGCCGGCTTTGGTGGCCGCGGTGGCGCAGGTGGCGGCAGGCAGGGCAGCGCGGGTGCAGCCGATGCCGTAGGTAAAAAACGCCTGGTGCTTATAGATACAGCAGGTGCTGCTATGTTTAAACGTCTTAAAGACCGCGCCACTACCGGCAGCATATCAGCAAAAGCCAGCCCCGACCAAACCGTTACCGTATTGGGAAACTTTGGCGATATCACATCCATCAGTGTAAACGCTGATGTAAAGACCGAATCAGCACCACTGTTTAATGTAGCCGGTATGTTGCCGGGTAAAGGCAAACCTAATGAGTACGTAGTATTCTCGGGCCATTATGATCACCTTGGCGTAAGACCGGGCATGAAACCAGACAGCGTATTTAACGGTGCCGACGATGATGCTTCGGGCACAACCGCGGTTATTGAGCTGGCTAAATACTATAAAGCAATTGGTAACAACGAGCGTACGCTGATATTTGTAGCCTTCTGCGCCGAAGAAATAGGCGGTTATGGCGCGCGCCATTTTACCACTACAGTTAACCCCGACCAGGTGGTGGCCATGTTCAACATCGAAATGATTGGCAAAGCATCAAAATGGGGTCAAAATTCGGCCTTTATCACTGGTTTCGAAAAGTCTGATTTTGGCCAGATACTACAGCGCAACTTAGAAGGTACCGCTTTTAAATTCTATCCGGATCCGTACATCAAGGAAAACCTGTTCTACCGCAGCGATAACGCTACGCTGGCAGCTTTAGGCGTACCGGCCCATACCATCTCAACCGATCAGATCGATATCGACCCCGATTACCATAAAGTAACCGACGAGCTGAAAACGCTGGATGTGGCAAATATTACCGCCGCCATTCGTGCCATCGCGTTAAGCTCGCGCACTATTGTTTCGGGCAAGGATACGCCGACAAGGGTAGAGAAGTTGCAACGATAA
- a CDS encoding Txe/YoeB family addiction module toxin, whose amino-acid sequence MEALSFTSEALADLEYWKKSGNVIILKRIRQLVEAIQLDPFAGIGKPEALKHNLAGFWSRRINQEHRLVYKVESETIVIYSLRFHYTR is encoded by the coding sequence ATGGAAGCCTTAAGTTTCACTTCCGAAGCATTGGCCGACCTTGAATATTGGAAGAAGAGCGGTAATGTAATTATCTTAAAACGCATCCGTCAATTGGTAGAAGCCATACAACTTGATCCATTTGCCGGGATTGGAAAACCTGAAGCATTGAAACATAATCTTGCAGGATTTTGGTCAAGGCGAATAAATCAGGAACATCGTTTGGTTTATAAAGTAGAAAGCGAAACCATCGTTATTTATTCCTTAAGGTTTCATTATACAAGATAG
- a CDS encoding DUF2683 family protein, protein MNTLTIHPATNDQETAIRMFLDALHVDYKSSDNVDETTYLMSSPANAEHLQKSIEQGKKGEVTKLSLDDIWKP, encoded by the coding sequence ATGAACACGCTAACTATTCATCCAGCAACAAATGATCAGGAAACAGCTATCCGTATGTTTTTAGATGCATTGCATGTTGACTATAAATCAAGCGATAATGTTGATGAGACAACTTATCTGATGTCATCTCCGGCCAATGCCGAGCATTTGCAAAAGTCGATAGAACAGGGTAAAAAAGGGGAAGTAACCAAACTTAGCCTTGATGATATATGGAAGCCTTAA